The following proteins are co-located in the Neodiprion virginianus isolate iyNeoVirg1 chromosome 6, iyNeoVirg1.1, whole genome shotgun sequence genome:
- the LOC124307692 gene encoding uncharacterized protein LOC124307692, producing the protein MSSYLRKRLDDIELRNEQMVERKAYEAEIDSLEEQLRFLESSYERLQATYKSILEQSALKQVDLVVAKDINNLAQSMVQQKGALLNEEKRKLDGLHWQVWEEQRKMCDEVWTCVAENDSVNFLNDYPLVLERQKYAFCAAQEFDGDHKEAVRENPGIRQLVAEVAALEAEVRSAENNCLSRKLQEVVSEIEKLMGNDSAYENDYETQRLIEALEKSHSERMEIEAEISQIEHCKVGVFREEGTVRKTPISLEDSKNLLSVKHEPQYDAGKGGEHLKNEAQYIPAVNASKEENWFQQNTRQQSELDDLDIVSVIKEQDKKLQAKKWYADYVRDLAVNDGKTDLGNSYAPLRQENASNFPTYADVSTVDSDSPNRNCVLPNSEKKKFQQPKELTKDKYPELYDPEMLSQSEHSVKSHFFEKKKENAPSELGLVPVSKTKKNSSPELSETKMEIGLLREITESERKFEPILVTPSTFFKSESETAFDKNSVQSRYSGTAPSTSTHGMRTATKKSKFVLKTPSKIGKTGYRQRILDDFHNFMLSGIKNPKSTTVKLEYDV; encoded by the exons ATGAGCAGCTACTTGAGAAAACGTTTGGACGATATTGAACTACGCAACGAACAGATGGTGGAAAGAAAGGCCT ACGAAGCAGAAATCGATTCGCTTGAGGAGCAGCTGAGGTTTCTAGAAAGCAGCTATGAGCGTTTGCAAGCTACTTATAAATCTATCTTGGAACAATCGGCGCTGAAGCAGGTTGATCTCGTTGTGGCGAAGGACATTAACAATCTTGCGCAATCCATGGTTCAACAAAAGGGAGCCTTACTcaatgaagaaaaacgaaagcTG GATGGCTTGCATTGGCAAGTCTGGGAGgaacagagaaaaatgtgTGATGAAGTCTGGACATGTGTTGCTGAGAATGAcagtgtaaattttttgaacgacTATCCTCTCGTTCTGGAAAGGCAGAAATATGCCTTTTGCGCCGCGCAGGAATTCGACGGTGACCACAAGGAAG CTGTCAGAGAGAATCCGGGAATCAGACAACTTGTAGCGGAAGTAGCTGCTCTGGAAGCGGAAGTTAGGAgtgctgaaaataattgcttATCACGAAAGCTGCAGGAAGTTGTGTCTGAAATAGAGAAATTAATGGGTAATGATTCTGCATACGAGAACGATTATGAAACTCAGAG attgattgaagCCTTGGAAAAATCTCACAGTGAGCGAATGGAAATCGAAGCTGAAATATCACAGATTGAGCATTGCAAGGTTGGTGTTTTCCGAGAGGAAGGGACAGTTAGGAAAACACCGATCAGTCTTGAGGATTCGAAGAATTTACTTTCCGTCAAACACGAGCCGCAGTATGATGCTGGAAAGGGTGGTGAACATTTGAAGAATGAGGCGCAATATATTCCGGCCGTTAACGCTTCGAAGGAGGAGAATTGGTTCCAACAAAATACTAGACAACAATCAGAACTAGATGACTTGGATATCGTTAGCGTAATTAAGGAGCAGGATAAGAAATTGCAGGCTAAGAAATGGTACGCAGATTATGTACGAGATCTTGCAGTCAACGATGGGAAAACCGACCTTGGAAACAGTTATGCTCCGTTGCGTCAGGAAAATGCTTCAAATTTCCCGACATATGCAGACGTATCAACGGTTGATAGTGACTCTCCAAATCGAAACTGCGTCCTTCCTAATtccgaaaagaaaaaatttcagcaacCTAAAGAGCTGACGAAAGACAAATATCCAGAACTTTACGATCCCGAAATGCTTTCACAGTCCGAGCACTCGGTGAAGTCTCATttctttgaaaagaaaaaagaaaacgcgCCCAGTGAACTTGGTTTGGTTCCGGTatcgaagacgaagaagaactCGAGCCCAGAGTTGTCAGAAACGAAGATGGAGATCGGATTACTGCGGGAAATCACGGAGTCAGAACGGAAATTTGAACCAATCTTAGTCACGCCGAGTACCTTTTTCAAATCTGAATCAGAAACCGCATTTGATAAGAATTCGGTACAATCACGTTATAGCGGGACTGCACCATCCACTTCAACCCACGGC ATGAGAACGGCCACGAAGAAGTCGAAATTCGTGTTGAAGACACCCAGCAAAATAGGAAAGACTGGGTATCGTCAAAGGATATTGGACGATTTTCATAACTTCATGTTATCGGGGATTAAAAATCCCAAATCGACCACAGTGAAATTGGAGTACGACGTATGa
- the LOC124307695 gene encoding uncharacterized protein C11D3.03c: MTEDRPTSLCPKLNKPREFPKRSPIICYDKPDAVMIDRTAYDKARHDALLGDVVLTMTVPKKSAKTWKMIKGDLCRITVIEGSQVGDINIWNLHNPKERFYSGKTRQLHATHLTTYDRLWSNLPYLRPLATVIADSLSRYGIDEDGGSVHDVIGTRCDNHTIELITGKPTNDSCHSYLTKAVEKVGLTEDDVHDVWNIFMCTGFTKDTHQYFCKASPSRKGDYVEFIAEMDLLVGLSACPQGDVSIAVGQPVPDYICYPLGVEVFRRKEK; the protein is encoded by the exons ATGACAGAGGATCGCCCAACCAGCCTGTGTCCGAAACTGAACAAACCCCGGGAATTTCCGAAAAGATCACCCATAATTTGCTACGATAAACCAGATGCGGTAATGATAGACAGAACGGCGTACGACAAGGCGAGACATGACGCTTTACTCGGTGACGTTGTTCTGACAATGACGGTGCCaaaaaaatcggcaaaaacttggaaaatgATTAAGGGTGACCTCTGTAGGATCACCGTGATCGAAGGATCTCAA GTGGGTGACATTAATATTTGGAACCTACACAATCCCAAAGAGCGGTTCTATTCCG GGAAAACCCGGCAACTGCACGCTACCCACTTGACAACTTACGATAGACTTTGGAGTAACTTGCCGTATTTAAGACCTCTCGCAACGGTGATCGCCGACTCACTGTCCCGATACGGAATTGACGAAGACGGTGGCAGCGTACACGATGTGATAG GCACAAGATGCGACAATCACACGATAGAGCTCATAACCGGAAAACCAACGAACGATTCCTGCCACAGCTACCTTACGAAGGCGGTGGAAAAAGTTGGCCTCACAGAAGACGACGTGCACGACGTCTGGAACATTTTCATGTGTACCGGATTCACGAAG GACACCCATCAGTACTTCTGCAAAGCTAGTCCATCCAGGAAAGGGGACTACGTCGAGTTCATAGCAGAAATGGATTTGCTGGTTGGTCTCAGCGCTTGTCCCCAAG gcGACGTATCCATCGCCGTTGGACAACCAGTTCCCGACTATATTTGCTACCCACTGGGAGTTGAGGTCTTTCGAAGAAAGGAGAAGTga
- the LOC124307971 gene encoding golgin subfamily A member 6-like protein 1, translating to MKGSFNPSEVQRLEEDVRRWEKEESLRKIEEKHLAGLISYEESLLAKQQLADEAKAQGDKVRSERERLNAKLEKYRTEEMEKLRRTVERCHEAEQMAKNAYTSMVDEKRQKAAEVAEESRRIKVCLIEQKEEELRRKLQVIQEIKTLQSLQGQRAKEFDQAETGRLGLMCEMSLAELKERLYLAKDKWRDELISRREAIKERRQKQKDHVDCVQKMINEHRGSKSVYISFRDVKKVRCQNL from the exons ATGAAGGGTTCGTTCAACCCGTCGGAGGTGCAGAGACTGGAAGAAGATGTGAGGCGGTGGGAGAAGGAAGAGAGCTTGCgaaaaatcgaggaaaaaCACCTGGCGGGTCTGATCAGTTACGAAGAATCGCTTCTGGCGAAGCAGCAGCTCGCCGATGAGGCCAAAGCACAAGGGGACAAAGTTCGTTCGGAA AGGGAAAGGCTCAACGCAAAGTTGGAAAAGTACCGTACAGAGGAGATGGAGAAGCTGAGACGAACCGTGGAAAGGTGTCACGAAGCCGAGCAGATGGCAAAGAACGCGTACACGTCTATGGTGGACGAAAAACGTCAGAAAG CTGCGGAAGTGGCGGAGGAGTCGCGGAGGATAAAGGTTTGTCTGATCGAACAGAAGGAGGAAGAACTACGGAGGAAACTTCAGGTGATCCAGGAAATTAAAACACTTCAGTCTTTGCAAGGTCAGCGTGCCAAGGAGTTCGACCAGGCGGAAACCGGCAGACTAGGACTGATGTGTGAAATGTCTTTAGCCGAG CTGAAAGAACGGCTTTATCTCGCCAAGGATAAATGGCGGGATGAATTGATCTCCCGAAGGGAGGCGATCAAGGAACGTCGTCAGAAGCAAAAAGATCATGTCGATTGTGTCCAAAAGATGATCAACGAGCACCGAGGCTCCAAGTCTGTATACATTTCATTCCGCGACGTAAAGAAGGTTCGTTGTCAGAATCTCTGA
- the LOC124307693 gene encoding uncharacterized protein ZK1073.1 isoform X3 has protein sequence MSDATDTDLHKYVVNTEKCGDLHVYVQGDLKQQEKRAVFMTVHDLGCNHTSFHDFVNHPCMSEIKDRSIFIHIDVPGHADNAPNLPDGFQFPTLQTLGESLVTVIDFLKVRYVVGFGEGAGANVLARFALANPSRVLGLILINCTGSAATVLDNFKTKFLSWRGKEEVGQSAEEFLLYHKYGNQLVSTTNPDKEKVLAEFLERIRGTLNPRNIKQYVNAFLTRKDISLKNCNTDIILITGMLSPYASVVEKLFRELDKNRATLLKVERAGDVLLDSPVKVAQSILLFCKGQGLLTSVTMPGVDRQRTFSGGSFDSDGRPRRLSRGMSMEEYDKPNIRRLSITIPEPSRSPVN, from the exons ATGAGCGACGCCACAGATACGGATTTACAT AAGTATGTCGTCAACACGGAGAAATGCGGCGACCTCCACGTCTACGTGCAG GGTGATTTGAAGCAGCAGGAAAAGCGCGCCGTTTTTATGACCGTTCACGATCTGGGATGCAATC ACACCTCGTTCCACGACTTTGTTAACCATCCTTGTATGTCGGAAATAAAGGATCGCTCCATCTTCATTCATATCGATGTTCCGGGACACGCCGACAACGCTCCGAATCTTCCCGATGG ATTTCAGTTCCCAACGCTCCAGACTCTCGGCGAAAGTCTCGTCACTGTCATCGACTTCCTCAAGGTTCGCTACGTCGTCGGTTTTGGAGAAGGTGCTGGAGCCAATGTCCTCGCCCGATTTGCCCTGGCAAATCCATCCCGCGTCCTCGGGCTAATTCTTATCAACTGCACCGGCAGTGCCGCGACGGTTCTTGACAACTTCAAAACCAAG TTCCTCAGCTGGAGAGGAAAGGAGGAGGTCGGCCAATCCGCGGAGGAATTTCTCCTCTACCACAAGTACGGGAAC CAACTGGTGAGCACGACAAACCCCGACAAGGAAAAAGTCCTCGCTGAATTTCTCGAACGGATTCGAGGTACTCTTAATCCTCGGAATATCAAGCAGTACGTCAACGCTTTTCTGAC CCGGAAGGACATATCCCTGAAGAATTGCAACACCGATATTATCCTGATTACCGGAATGCTCAGCCCTTATGCCAGCGTCGTTGAGAAGTTGTTCCGCGAGTTGGACAAGAACCGGGCAACTTTGCTCAAAGTTGAACGTGCCGGAGACGTTCTTCTTGATTCG CCGGTTAAAGTCGCCCAGAGCATCTTGCTCTTCTGCAAGGGTCAAGGCTTGCTCACCTCCGTAACCATGCCCGGTGTTGATCGCCAGCGCACCTTCAGCGGCGGTTCCTTCGACAGCGATGGTCGACCTCGAAGACTCTCCAGAGGCATGTCAATGGAGGAGTACGACAAGCCGAATATCCGCCGTTTGTCGATCACGATCCCGGAACCGTCGCGTTCCCCGGTCAATTGA
- the LOC124307693 gene encoding uncharacterized protein ZK1073.1 isoform X1, with translation MSDATDTDLHKYVVNTEKCGDLHVYVQGDLKQQEKRAVFMTVHDLGCNHTSFHDFVNHPCMSEIKDRSIFIHIDVPGHADNAPNLPDGFQFPTLQTLGESLVTVIDFLKVRYVVGFGEGAGANVLARFALANPSRVLGLILINCTGSAATVLDNFKTKFLSWRGKEEVGQSAEEFLLYHKYGNMINEQLVSTTNPDKEKVLAEFLERIRGTLNPRNIKQYVNAFLTRKDISLKNCNTDIILITGMLSPYASVVEKLFRELDKNRATLLKVERAGDVLLDSPVKVAQSILLFCKGQGLLTSVTMPGVDRQRTFSGGSFDSDGRPRRLSRGMSMEEYDKPNIRRLSITIPEPSRSPVN, from the exons ATGAGCGACGCCACAGATACGGATTTACAT AAGTATGTCGTCAACACGGAGAAATGCGGCGACCTCCACGTCTACGTGCAG GGTGATTTGAAGCAGCAGGAAAAGCGCGCCGTTTTTATGACCGTTCACGATCTGGGATGCAATC ACACCTCGTTCCACGACTTTGTTAACCATCCTTGTATGTCGGAAATAAAGGATCGCTCCATCTTCATTCATATCGATGTTCCGGGACACGCCGACAACGCTCCGAATCTTCCCGATGG ATTTCAGTTCCCAACGCTCCAGACTCTCGGCGAAAGTCTCGTCACTGTCATCGACTTCCTCAAGGTTCGCTACGTCGTCGGTTTTGGAGAAGGTGCTGGAGCCAATGTCCTCGCCCGATTTGCCCTGGCAAATCCATCCCGCGTCCTCGGGCTAATTCTTATCAACTGCACCGGCAGTGCCGCGACGGTTCTTGACAACTTCAAAACCAAG TTCCTCAGCTGGAGAGGAAAGGAGGAGGTCGGCCAATCCGCGGAGGAATTTCTCCTCTACCACAAGTACGGGAAC ATGATAAACGAG CAACTGGTGAGCACGACAAACCCCGACAAGGAAAAAGTCCTCGCTGAATTTCTCGAACGGATTCGAGGTACTCTTAATCCTCGGAATATCAAGCAGTACGTCAACGCTTTTCTGAC CCGGAAGGACATATCCCTGAAGAATTGCAACACCGATATTATCCTGATTACCGGAATGCTCAGCCCTTATGCCAGCGTCGTTGAGAAGTTGTTCCGCGAGTTGGACAAGAACCGGGCAACTTTGCTCAAAGTTGAACGTGCCGGAGACGTTCTTCTTGATTCG CCGGTTAAAGTCGCCCAGAGCATCTTGCTCTTCTGCAAGGGTCAAGGCTTGCTCACCTCCGTAACCATGCCCGGTGTTGATCGCCAGCGCACCTTCAGCGGCGGTTCCTTCGACAGCGATGGTCGACCTCGAAGACTCTCCAGAGGCATGTCAATGGAGGAGTACGACAAGCCGAATATCCGCCGTTTGTCGATCACGATCCCGGAACCGTCGCGTTCCCCGGTCAATTGA
- the LOC124307693 gene encoding uncharacterized protein ZK1073.1 isoform X2 has product MSDATDTDLHYVVNTEKCGDLHVYVQGDLKQQEKRAVFMTVHDLGCNHTSFHDFVNHPCMSEIKDRSIFIHIDVPGHADNAPNLPDGFQFPTLQTLGESLVTVIDFLKVRYVVGFGEGAGANVLARFALANPSRVLGLILINCTGSAATVLDNFKTKFLSWRGKEEVGQSAEEFLLYHKYGNMINEQLVSTTNPDKEKVLAEFLERIRGTLNPRNIKQYVNAFLTRKDISLKNCNTDIILITGMLSPYASVVEKLFRELDKNRATLLKVERAGDVLLDSPVKVAQSILLFCKGQGLLTSVTMPGVDRQRTFSGGSFDSDGRPRRLSRGMSMEEYDKPNIRRLSITIPEPSRSPVN; this is encoded by the exons ATGAGCGACGCCACAGATACGGATTTACAT TATGTCGTCAACACGGAGAAATGCGGCGACCTCCACGTCTACGTGCAG GGTGATTTGAAGCAGCAGGAAAAGCGCGCCGTTTTTATGACCGTTCACGATCTGGGATGCAATC ACACCTCGTTCCACGACTTTGTTAACCATCCTTGTATGTCGGAAATAAAGGATCGCTCCATCTTCATTCATATCGATGTTCCGGGACACGCCGACAACGCTCCGAATCTTCCCGATGG ATTTCAGTTCCCAACGCTCCAGACTCTCGGCGAAAGTCTCGTCACTGTCATCGACTTCCTCAAGGTTCGCTACGTCGTCGGTTTTGGAGAAGGTGCTGGAGCCAATGTCCTCGCCCGATTTGCCCTGGCAAATCCATCCCGCGTCCTCGGGCTAATTCTTATCAACTGCACCGGCAGTGCCGCGACGGTTCTTGACAACTTCAAAACCAAG TTCCTCAGCTGGAGAGGAAAGGAGGAGGTCGGCCAATCCGCGGAGGAATTTCTCCTCTACCACAAGTACGGGAAC ATGATAAACGAG CAACTGGTGAGCACGACAAACCCCGACAAGGAAAAAGTCCTCGCTGAATTTCTCGAACGGATTCGAGGTACTCTTAATCCTCGGAATATCAAGCAGTACGTCAACGCTTTTCTGAC CCGGAAGGACATATCCCTGAAGAATTGCAACACCGATATTATCCTGATTACCGGAATGCTCAGCCCTTATGCCAGCGTCGTTGAGAAGTTGTTCCGCGAGTTGGACAAGAACCGGGCAACTTTGCTCAAAGTTGAACGTGCCGGAGACGTTCTTCTTGATTCG CCGGTTAAAGTCGCCCAGAGCATCTTGCTCTTCTGCAAGGGTCAAGGCTTGCTCACCTCCGTAACCATGCCCGGTGTTGATCGCCAGCGCACCTTCAGCGGCGGTTCCTTCGACAGCGATGGTCGACCTCGAAGACTCTCCAGAGGCATGTCAATGGAGGAGTACGACAAGCCGAATATCCGCCGTTTGTCGATCACGATCCCGGAACCGTCGCGTTCCCCGGTCAATTGA
- the LOC124307693 gene encoding uncharacterized protein ZK1073.1 isoform X5: MRRPPRLRADTSFHDFVNHPCMSEIKDRSIFIHIDVPGHADNAPNLPDGFQFPTLQTLGESLVTVIDFLKVRYVVGFGEGAGANVLARFALANPSRVLGLILINCTGSAATVLDNFKTKFLSWRGKEEVGQSAEEFLLYHKYGNMINEQLVSTTNPDKEKVLAEFLERIRGTLNPRNIKQYVNAFLTRKDISLKNCNTDIILITGMLSPYASVVEKLFRELDKNRATLLKVERAGDVLLDSPVKVAQSILLFCKGQGLLTSVTMPGVDRQRTFSGGSFDSDGRPRRLSRGMSMEEYDKPNIRRLSITIPEPSRSPVN; the protein is encoded by the exons ATGCGGCGACCTCCACGTCTACGTGCAG ACACCTCGTTCCACGACTTTGTTAACCATCCTTGTATGTCGGAAATAAAGGATCGCTCCATCTTCATTCATATCGATGTTCCGGGACACGCCGACAACGCTCCGAATCTTCCCGATGG ATTTCAGTTCCCAACGCTCCAGACTCTCGGCGAAAGTCTCGTCACTGTCATCGACTTCCTCAAGGTTCGCTACGTCGTCGGTTTTGGAGAAGGTGCTGGAGCCAATGTCCTCGCCCGATTTGCCCTGGCAAATCCATCCCGCGTCCTCGGGCTAATTCTTATCAACTGCACCGGCAGTGCCGCGACGGTTCTTGACAACTTCAAAACCAAG TTCCTCAGCTGGAGAGGAAAGGAGGAGGTCGGCCAATCCGCGGAGGAATTTCTCCTCTACCACAAGTACGGGAAC ATGATAAACGAG CAACTGGTGAGCACGACAAACCCCGACAAGGAAAAAGTCCTCGCTGAATTTCTCGAACGGATTCGAGGTACTCTTAATCCTCGGAATATCAAGCAGTACGTCAACGCTTTTCTGAC CCGGAAGGACATATCCCTGAAGAATTGCAACACCGATATTATCCTGATTACCGGAATGCTCAGCCCTTATGCCAGCGTCGTTGAGAAGTTGTTCCGCGAGTTGGACAAGAACCGGGCAACTTTGCTCAAAGTTGAACGTGCCGGAGACGTTCTTCTTGATTCG CCGGTTAAAGTCGCCCAGAGCATCTTGCTCTTCTGCAAGGGTCAAGGCTTGCTCACCTCCGTAACCATGCCCGGTGTTGATCGCCAGCGCACCTTCAGCGGCGGTTCCTTCGACAGCGATGGTCGACCTCGAAGACTCTCCAGAGGCATGTCAATGGAGGAGTACGACAAGCCGAATATCCGCCGTTTGTCGATCACGATCCCGGAACCGTCGCGTTCCCCGGTCAATTGA
- the LOC124307693 gene encoding uncharacterized protein ZK1073.1 isoform X4, with protein sequence MTVHDLGCNHTSFHDFVNHPCMSEIKDRSIFIHIDVPGHADNAPNLPDGFQFPTLQTLGESLVTVIDFLKVRYVVGFGEGAGANVLARFALANPSRVLGLILINCTGSAATVLDNFKTKFLSWRGKEEVGQSAEEFLLYHKYGNMINEQLVSTTNPDKEKVLAEFLERIRGTLNPRNIKQYVNAFLTRKDISLKNCNTDIILITGMLSPYASVVEKLFRELDKNRATLLKVERAGDVLLDSPVKVAQSILLFCKGQGLLTSVTMPGVDRQRTFSGGSFDSDGRPRRLSRGMSMEEYDKPNIRRLSITIPEPSRSPVN encoded by the exons ATGACCGTTCACGATCTGGGATGCAATC ACACCTCGTTCCACGACTTTGTTAACCATCCTTGTATGTCGGAAATAAAGGATCGCTCCATCTTCATTCATATCGATGTTCCGGGACACGCCGACAACGCTCCGAATCTTCCCGATGG ATTTCAGTTCCCAACGCTCCAGACTCTCGGCGAAAGTCTCGTCACTGTCATCGACTTCCTCAAGGTTCGCTACGTCGTCGGTTTTGGAGAAGGTGCTGGAGCCAATGTCCTCGCCCGATTTGCCCTGGCAAATCCATCCCGCGTCCTCGGGCTAATTCTTATCAACTGCACCGGCAGTGCCGCGACGGTTCTTGACAACTTCAAAACCAAG TTCCTCAGCTGGAGAGGAAAGGAGGAGGTCGGCCAATCCGCGGAGGAATTTCTCCTCTACCACAAGTACGGGAAC ATGATAAACGAG CAACTGGTGAGCACGACAAACCCCGACAAGGAAAAAGTCCTCGCTGAATTTCTCGAACGGATTCGAGGTACTCTTAATCCTCGGAATATCAAGCAGTACGTCAACGCTTTTCTGAC CCGGAAGGACATATCCCTGAAGAATTGCAACACCGATATTATCCTGATTACCGGAATGCTCAGCCCTTATGCCAGCGTCGTTGAGAAGTTGTTCCGCGAGTTGGACAAGAACCGGGCAACTTTGCTCAAAGTTGAACGTGCCGGAGACGTTCTTCTTGATTCG CCGGTTAAAGTCGCCCAGAGCATCTTGCTCTTCTGCAAGGGTCAAGGCTTGCTCACCTCCGTAACCATGCCCGGTGTTGATCGCCAGCGCACCTTCAGCGGCGGTTCCTTCGACAGCGATGGTCGACCTCGAAGACTCTCCAGAGGCATGTCAATGGAGGAGTACGACAAGCCGAATATCCGCCGTTTGTCGATCACGATCCCGGAACCGTCGCGTTCCCCGGTCAATTGA
- the LOC124307693 gene encoding uncharacterized protein ZK1073.1 isoform X6, with product MSEIKDRSIFIHIDVPGHADNAPNLPDGFQFPTLQTLGESLVTVIDFLKVRYVVGFGEGAGANVLARFALANPSRVLGLILINCTGSAATVLDNFKTKFLSWRGKEEVGQSAEEFLLYHKYGNMINEQLVSTTNPDKEKVLAEFLERIRGTLNPRNIKQYVNAFLTRKDISLKNCNTDIILITGMLSPYASVVEKLFRELDKNRATLLKVERAGDVLLDSPVKVAQSILLFCKGQGLLTSVTMPGVDRQRTFSGGSFDSDGRPRRLSRGMSMEEYDKPNIRRLSITIPEPSRSPVN from the exons ATGTCGGAAATAAAGGATCGCTCCATCTTCATTCATATCGATGTTCCGGGACACGCCGACAACGCTCCGAATCTTCCCGATGG ATTTCAGTTCCCAACGCTCCAGACTCTCGGCGAAAGTCTCGTCACTGTCATCGACTTCCTCAAGGTTCGCTACGTCGTCGGTTTTGGAGAAGGTGCTGGAGCCAATGTCCTCGCCCGATTTGCCCTGGCAAATCCATCCCGCGTCCTCGGGCTAATTCTTATCAACTGCACCGGCAGTGCCGCGACGGTTCTTGACAACTTCAAAACCAAG TTCCTCAGCTGGAGAGGAAAGGAGGAGGTCGGCCAATCCGCGGAGGAATTTCTCCTCTACCACAAGTACGGGAAC ATGATAAACGAG CAACTGGTGAGCACGACAAACCCCGACAAGGAAAAAGTCCTCGCTGAATTTCTCGAACGGATTCGAGGTACTCTTAATCCTCGGAATATCAAGCAGTACGTCAACGCTTTTCTGAC CCGGAAGGACATATCCCTGAAGAATTGCAACACCGATATTATCCTGATTACCGGAATGCTCAGCCCTTATGCCAGCGTCGTTGAGAAGTTGTTCCGCGAGTTGGACAAGAACCGGGCAACTTTGCTCAAAGTTGAACGTGCCGGAGACGTTCTTCTTGATTCG CCGGTTAAAGTCGCCCAGAGCATCTTGCTCTTCTGCAAGGGTCAAGGCTTGCTCACCTCCGTAACCATGCCCGGTGTTGATCGCCAGCGCACCTTCAGCGGCGGTTCCTTCGACAGCGATGGTCGACCTCGAAGACTCTCCAGAGGCATGTCAATGGAGGAGTACGACAAGCCGAATATCCGCCGTTTGTCGATCACGATCCCGGAACCGTCGCGTTCCCCGGTCAATTGA
- the LOC124307696 gene encoding tubulin alpha-1C chain-like has protein sequence MHVGQAGVQMGNACWELYCLEHGIQQDGTMPSDTVSVSNDCFNTFFNETGSGKMVPRSIMVDLEPTVVDEVRAGPYRQLYHPEQLITGKEDAANNYARGHYSIGREIIDSVMDRVRRLTDQCTGLQGFFVFHSFGGGTGSGFTSLLMQKLSDSYGKKSKLEFAIYPAPQVSTAVVEPYNAILTTHTTIEHSDCAFMVDNEAIYDICRRKLGIERPSYTNLNRLISQVVSSITASLRFDGALNVDLTEFQTNLVPYPRIHFPLASYAPIVSADKAFHEGMSVAEITSECFDPSNQMVKCDPREGKYMACCLLYRGDVVPKDVNAAIATMKGKSTIRFVDWCPTGFKVGINYQPPTVVPGGDLAKVQRAVSMLSNTTAIEEAWAKLNQKFDLMFHKRAFVHWYVGEGMEEGEFAEAREDLAALERDYEEVALESTTPDAVEY, from the exons ATGCACGTCGGCCAGGCGGGCGTCCAAATGGGCAATGCGTGCTGGGAGCTGTACTGTCTCGAGCACGGAATTCAGCAGGATGGCACGATGCCTTCCGACACCGTCTCCGTCAGCAACGACTGCTTCAACACCTTCTTCAACGAGACCGGATCCGGTAAGATGGTGCCACGCTCGATAATGGTGGACCTGGAACCAACGGTTGTCG ACGAAGTTCGCGCCGGTCCTTATCGGCAGCTGTATCATCCGGAGCAACTGATCACCGGCAAAGAAGACGCTGCGAACAATTACGCCCGAGGACACTACTCGATTGGCCGTGAGATCATCGATTCCGTGATGGATCGAGTGCGCAGGCTGACCGATCAATGCACAGGTCTTCAGGGCTTCTTCGTATTTCACTCATTCGGAGGCGGCACTGGCTCGGGATTCACGTCTCTTCTCATGCAAAAACTCTCCGATAGCTACGGCAAGAAGTCAAAACTTGAATTCGCAATCTATCCTGCACCCCAG GTATCCACGGCTGTTGTGGAACCCTACAACGCGATACTGACGACGCACACGACGATCGAGCATTCGGACTGCGCTTTTATGGTGGACAACGAGGCGATATACGACATTTGCCGTAGAAAGTTAGGGATCGAGCGGCCATCCTACACGAATTTGAACAGGCTGATCAGCCAGGTGGTTTCCTCGATCACAGCATCGCTGCGTTTCGACGGTGCCCTAAACGTGGACCTGACCGAGTTCCAAACTAACCTGGTCCCCTATCCCCGGATTCACTTCCCCCTGGCAAGCTACGCTCCTATCGTATCTGCGGACAAGGCTTTCCACGAGGGAATGTCAGTCGCCGAGATAACATCCGAATGTTTCGACCCCTCGAATCAAATGGTCAAGTGCGATCCTCGCGAGGGAAAGTACATGGCCTGCTGTCTTCTCTACCGCGGCGACGTCGTTCCGAAGGACGTTAACGCCGCCATTGCCACGATGAAGGGGAAAAGTACGATTCGATTCGTCGACTGGTGTCCCACGGGATTCAAGGTCGGGATAAATTATCAACCACCGACCGTTGTCCCCGGCGGAGATTTGGCAAAG GTTCAACGCGCCGTATCCATGCTGTCGAACACGACAGCCATCGAGGAGGCCTGGGCCAAATTGAACCAGAAATTCGACCTTATGTTCCACAAGAGAGCCTTCGTTCACTGGTACGTTGGTGAGGGTATGGAAGAGGGTGAATTCGCTGAGGCCCGAGAAGACCTCGCTGCGTTGGAAAGAGACTACGAGGAAGTCGCTCTCGAGTCTACAACACCGGACGCCGTTGAGTACTGA